From Humisphaera borealis, the proteins below share one genomic window:
- a CDS encoding helix-turn-helix domain-containing protein — protein sequence MTRESVTSRQLLDLLKPHASFAQGLVITSLPRGGLHITQPLNVSETVMRSYGEGLHAEDRLSWQAILGGEPVRLSDVFTDEAASRNGYVKNILAPMGIKYVLALPLSGPVLEGYPGSIHLLRTAEQGDFTTEEIETLQRAVKVFEVDLAAARQARRTGAAAHQLVARPALSLTVFDSHLKPLTPTEGLDGVDEGLRAQLIEQARQQLAAQSGLDVDLQRITVPDSHGDRWVFNRVVYKKYPALGEGPAIFFCLQPDCTDWNGVRVSDFQADPELSRLIPAVKFMYAEYSRGPTLTEIAQQVKLSPFHFHRRFTELLGMTPKQYMLACQIQQSKSDLLSGQKELATIAKECGFAHQSHFTSRFKQATGLTPTRWRRMASRRAPNAAADQN from the coding sequence GTGACAAGAGAATCTGTAACAAGTCGTCAGCTACTGGACCTGCTCAAGCCACATGCCTCGTTTGCGCAGGGACTTGTGATCACCAGCCTGCCCCGCGGTGGTCTGCACATCACGCAGCCGCTGAACGTGTCGGAAACGGTCATGCGAAGCTACGGCGAGGGCCTGCATGCCGAAGATCGACTGTCGTGGCAGGCGATCCTTGGCGGCGAGCCGGTGCGTCTCAGTGATGTTTTCACGGACGAGGCCGCTTCGCGCAACGGCTACGTCAAGAACATCCTCGCCCCGATGGGCATCAAGTACGTCTTGGCGCTGCCGCTTTCCGGACCAGTTCTGGAAGGCTACCCTGGGTCGATTCACTTGCTGCGTACCGCCGAACAGGGCGACTTTACCACCGAAGAAATCGAGACGTTACAGCGTGCCGTGAAGGTGTTTGAGGTTGATCTGGCTGCAGCCAGGCAGGCCCGTCGCACCGGCGCTGCGGCCCACCAGCTGGTAGCGCGTCCGGCCCTGAGCCTTACCGTATTCGATTCGCACCTCAAGCCGCTCACCCCGACAGAGGGCCTGGACGGCGTTGACGAAGGTCTCCGTGCCCAACTGATTGAGCAGGCCCGTCAGCAGTTGGCCGCCCAAAGCGGGCTTGATGTCGATCTGCAGCGCATCACCGTACCCGATAGCCATGGCGACCGGTGGGTGTTCAATCGCGTGGTCTACAAGAAGTATCCCGCGCTCGGCGAAGGCCCCGCCATCTTCTTCTGCCTTCAGCCGGACTGCACCGACTGGAACGGCGTGCGGGTCTCTGACTTCCAGGCGGATCCGGAACTGTCCCGGCTGATCCCGGCCGTCAAGTTCATGTATGCCGAGTACAGCAGGGGCCCGACGCTCACCGAGATCGCCCAGCAGGTGAAGCTAAGCCCGTTCCATTTCCACCGCCGTTTCACCGAATTGCTGGGTATGACGCCCAAGCAATACATGCTGGCCTGCCAGATTCAGCAGTCCAAGTCCGATCTGCTGTCCGGCCAGAAAGAGCTCGCGACCATTGCCAAGGAATGTGGCTTTGCCCACCAAAGCCACTTTACGAGCCGGTTCAAGCAGGCGACCGGCCTGACGCCGACCCGTTGGCGTCGCATGGCCAGTCGTCGGGCTCCCAACGCGGCGGCCGATCAGAACTGA
- a CDS encoding UbiX family flavin prenyltransferase: MDIVTAITGASGALYSQRFIQGLVQAGVNVHLVVSPLGRRLLHDELGMETVNLPMLAGTDDHTITLYNYNDVGSKLASGSFLHDGMVVVPCSSNTLAEIAHGLGDNLISRAAAVTLKERRRLIVVHREMPLSPIDINNYKALSDAGVILCPANPGFYLNPTTVLEVVDFVAGKLLDLVGVKHSLDTRWDPKVVRPPMQTM, from the coding sequence ATGGACATCGTCACCGCCATCACCGGCGCCAGCGGCGCTTTGTACTCTCAGCGTTTCATCCAAGGCCTCGTACAGGCCGGCGTGAACGTCCATCTGGTTGTCTCGCCGTTGGGCCGGCGGCTGCTGCACGATGAACTGGGCATGGAGACTGTTAATCTCCCCATGCTCGCCGGGACTGACGACCACACGATCACCCTCTACAACTACAACGACGTTGGCAGCAAGTTGGCGAGTGGCTCGTTTCTCCATGACGGCATGGTCGTCGTCCCCTGTTCCAGTAATACGCTCGCCGAAATCGCCCATGGCCTGGGTGACAACCTCATCAGCCGGGCTGCCGCGGTGACCTTAAAGGAACGCCGCCGGCTCATCGTCGTCCACCGCGAAATGCCACTGTCGCCGATCGACATCAACAACTACAAAGCGCTCTCCGATGCCGGTGTGATTCTTTGCCCGGCGAACCCCGGCTTCTATCTTAATCCGACAACCGTGCTGGAGGTGGTCGACTTCGTCGCCGGCAAACTGCTCGATCTCGTCGGCGTCAAACATTCCCTCGATACGCGGTGGGACCCCAAGGTCGTCCGGCCACCGATGCAGACGATGTAG
- a CDS encoding c-type cytochrome domain-containing protein, with protein sequence MLRKRSLALFALIIPAAMVLAADKPPEKPKAPEKPASGKPAKVDFVTQIKPLFDANCAKCHGVRPTKAYSMLTKAKAFTPGESDEPPIVPGKADQSLIVSLMKAKDPEGRMPQKKPAMKPAEIALIERWINEGAEWPEKVQLTPPPEDKE encoded by the coding sequence ATGCTGCGCAAACGCTCGCTTGCCCTGTTCGCCCTGATCATCCCTGCCGCCATGGTGCTCGCCGCGGACAAGCCCCCGGAGAAGCCCAAAGCGCCCGAGAAGCCCGCCAGCGGCAAGCCGGCGAAGGTCGATTTTGTCACACAGATCAAGCCGCTGTTCGACGCCAACTGCGCCAAATGCCACGGCGTCCGCCCGACCAAGGCCTACAGCATGCTCACCAAGGCCAAGGCTTTCACGCCCGGCGAATCGGACGAGCCGCCGATTGTTCCCGGCAAGGCAGACCAGTCGCTGATCGTCTCGCTCATGAAGGCGAAGGATCCCGAAGGCCGCATGCCCCAGAAGAAGCCGGCAATGAAGCCTGCGGAGATTGCGCTGATCGAGCGCTGGATCAACGAAGGGGCAGAATGGCCGGAGAAGGTGCAACTGACACCGCCGCCGGAAGACAAGGAATAG
- the dat gene encoding D-amino-acid transaminase codes for MSELVYINGEIIPMADARIGVEDRGYQFADGVYEVFRLYNGRPFTFKEHLDRLERSAAGIKLALPTPRTELEAGLLKLVDRSGVREGMIYLQATRGVAPRNHVFPESPSGTVVAYCRPLPPIPNPGEGEGAKLMAVPDERWKRCWIKSIALLANVLAKNEAVSQGYDEAVFVENGVVTECSASNVFAIINGKIVTHPVGSKVLPGITREVLFQCAAELKIEVDERTLMESEAVRAQELFITSTTREISWVARWNEKYIGQGRCGPLTAKLHRAIQQRVRQETNG; via the coding sequence ATGTCCGAACTCGTTTACATCAACGGCGAAATCATTCCCATGGCCGACGCCCGCATCGGCGTCGAGGACCGCGGCTACCAGTTCGCCGACGGGGTCTACGAAGTGTTCCGGCTGTACAACGGCCGGCCGTTCACCTTCAAGGAACACCTGGACCGCCTCGAACGCTCCGCCGCGGGGATCAAACTGGCGTTGCCGACGCCTCGAACCGAACTCGAAGCCGGGCTGCTGAAGCTGGTCGATCGCAGCGGCGTTCGCGAGGGCATGATCTACCTGCAGGCGACCCGAGGCGTCGCACCGCGGAACCATGTCTTCCCCGAAAGCCCGTCCGGAACGGTCGTCGCCTACTGCCGTCCGCTGCCGCCGATCCCCAACCCCGGCGAGGGGGAAGGCGCCAAACTGATGGCCGTCCCGGACGAGCGATGGAAGCGCTGCTGGATCAAGTCCATCGCACTGCTGGCCAACGTCTTGGCCAAGAACGAAGCCGTCAGCCAGGGCTACGACGAAGCGGTGTTCGTTGAGAACGGCGTGGTCACCGAGTGCTCGGCGAGCAATGTGTTTGCGATCATCAACGGCAAGATCGTGACCCACCCCGTGGGTTCTAAGGTGCTTCCCGGCATCACCCGCGAAGTACTGTTCCAGTGTGCGGCGGAGTTGAAGATCGAAGTCGACGAGCGGACGCTGATGGAAAGCGAGGCCGTCCGCGCCCAGGAACTGTTCATCACCAGCACCACGAGAGAGATCAGTTGGGTCGCCCGCTGGAATGAAAAGTACATCGGCCAGGGCCGTTGCGGGCCGCTGACGGCGAAACTCCACCGCGCCATTCAGCAGCGTGTCCGCCAGGAGACCAACGGCTAA
- the moaC gene encoding cyclic pyranopterin monophosphate synthase MoaC has protein sequence MVDVGDKPVAARRAVAEGSVTMQPATLRAIAEQHVPKGEVLNTARIAGIMAAKRCGELIPLCHPLPLESVEVDFDIPDLEPAEGEPAKIYIRAIAGITAKTGVEMEALTAVSVAALTIYDMCKAIDKTMVIGEIRVVSKTGGKSELNR, from the coding sequence ATGGTCGATGTCGGCGACAAACCCGTGGCCGCACGCCGTGCCGTCGCCGAGGGATCTGTGACGATGCAGCCGGCAACCCTGCGGGCGATCGCCGAGCAGCACGTTCCCAAGGGCGAAGTCCTGAACACCGCCCGCATCGCCGGCATCATGGCGGCCAAGCGGTGCGGGGAACTGATCCCCCTCTGCCACCCATTGCCGCTCGAGAGCGTGGAGGTCGATTTCGACATCCCGGATCTGGAACCGGCCGAAGGCGAGCCGGCGAAGATCTATATCAGGGCGATTGCCGGTATCACCGCCAAGACGGGCGTCGAAATGGAAGCGCTGACAGCCGTTTCTGTCGCCGCATTGACGATTTACGACATGTGCAAAGCGATCGATAAGACAATGGTGATCGGCGAGATTCGAGTGGTGAGCAAGACCGGCGGGAAGTCGGAATTGAACCGTTGA
- a CDS encoding UbiA-like polyprenyltransferase: MTSAPTSPFPASPISIGQKLRVFAGDIKISHTVFALPFALLSSFLAASKLPSGMPSVGQISLVIICMIAARTLAMAANRLLDAGLDKLNPRTARRAIPSGALSPVFYFAVGVVCTGAFMAACYGFYILDRNPLPVLLGLPVLLFLCSYPFLKRFTRLCHYYLGAALALAPICAWVAIRGSIDAPPFWMAGAVLCWTAGFDIIYACQDYASDVATGVFSVPAKVGIANALWISRATHLLSATMLVVLGLSARPPLGTLYFIGVGLAIALLLTEHLLVKPNDLSKVGLAFFTINGVISIVLGTLGIADVLL; this comes from the coding sequence ATGACCTCCGCCCCGACATCTCCATTCCCCGCTTCGCCGATCTCAATCGGTCAGAAACTCCGCGTGTTTGCGGGCGATATCAAGATCAGCCATACGGTCTTCGCGCTGCCGTTTGCTCTGCTGAGCAGTTTCCTCGCGGCGTCGAAACTGCCTTCAGGCATGCCGAGTGTCGGTCAGATTTCGCTGGTGATCATCTGCATGATCGCCGCCAGAACGCTCGCGATGGCCGCCAATCGGCTGCTGGACGCGGGGCTCGACAAGCTCAATCCCCGCACGGCTCGACGGGCCATTCCATCGGGCGCGCTGTCGCCGGTGTTCTATTTTGCCGTCGGCGTCGTATGCACCGGGGCATTCATGGCCGCGTGCTACGGGTTCTACATTCTCGACCGCAATCCTCTGCCCGTGTTGCTCGGCCTGCCAGTACTGCTGTTCCTCTGCAGCTACCCGTTCTTGAAGCGATTTACCCGCCTCTGCCACTACTACCTTGGCGCGGCTTTGGCTTTGGCACCGATCTGTGCCTGGGTCGCGATTCGTGGGTCGATTGATGCGCCCCCGTTCTGGATGGCCGGCGCAGTACTCTGCTGGACCGCCGGATTTGACATCATTTACGCCTGCCAGGACTACGCTTCCGACGTCGCGACCGGCGTGTTCTCGGTTCCGGCGAAGGTGGGGATCGCCAATGCCCTCTGGATCAGCCGGGCGACCCACCTGTTGTCAGCGACCATGCTCGTCGTGCTGGGACTGTCGGCGAGGCCGCCACTGGGGACGCTCTATTTCATTGGCGTCGGGTTGGCGATCGCGTTGCTGCTCACCGAGCATCTGTTGGTGAAACCGAATGATCTTTCGAAGGTGGGGCTGGCGTTCTTTACGATTAACGGGGTGATCAGCATCGTCCTGGGAACGCTCGGAATTGCGGATGTCCTTTTGTAG
- a CDS encoding 2-C-methyl-D-erythritol 4-phosphate cytidylyltransferase: protein MPEFSVVIITAPPPGQSGESAGPTVKIDGREALLRSVELFLNRSNVKQVLLAFDNAQAEEAKRKFGNHLAFSGVKLAWTTNKWFDQIVAMAEKLVADTSHVIVHDAARPAVPFSDIDALMEAAEKHDAVALTTALQAPLLELDEGGGAVAAHLPSRYVQVLTPQVFSRAKFLEIAKTRKDVHPSQLKTVTGSALNVRVGGNGDAGMVKAMLGMLPKPKLKALSNPFEEAQW, encoded by the coding sequence GTGCCTGAGTTCAGTGTTGTCATCATCACCGCCCCGCCGCCGGGGCAGTCGGGCGAGTCGGCGGGGCCTACGGTCAAGATCGACGGGCGTGAGGCGCTGCTCCGCAGCGTGGAGTTGTTCCTCAATCGCTCCAACGTCAAGCAGGTATTGCTGGCATTCGACAACGCGCAGGCCGAAGAGGCGAAGCGCAAGTTCGGTAATCACCTGGCGTTCTCAGGGGTGAAGCTGGCATGGACCACCAACAAGTGGTTCGACCAGATCGTCGCGATGGCCGAGAAACTCGTTGCCGATACGTCGCACGTCATCGTGCACGATGCGGCCAGGCCGGCAGTGCCGTTCAGTGACATCGACGCGCTCATGGAAGCCGCGGAGAAGCATGACGCCGTGGCGCTGACGACGGCCCTGCAGGCACCGCTGCTCGAACTGGATGAAGGCGGCGGTGCAGTCGCGGCTCACCTGCCGTCGCGATACGTCCAAGTGCTGACGCCACAGGTCTTCAGCCGGGCAAAGTTCCTTGAGATAGCCAAAACCAGGAAGGATGTTCACCCGTCGCAACTTAAGACGGTGACGGGCTCGGCTTTGAACGTTCGAGTCGGCGGCAACGGCGACGCCGGCATGGTCAAGGCGATGCTGGGGATGCTGCCTAAACCGAAGCTTAAAGCGCTCAGCAATCCGTTCGAAGAGGCGCAGTGGTAG
- a CDS encoding ubiquinone/menaquinone biosynthesis methyltransferase → MTSTPPQPAPSTGSTAVAWDDNLLQNPHAVADKQKRVQRMFAAIAPSYDLNNRVHSLWVDQYWRRKAVKLSNLTPTDRVVDVACGTGDLTLKYANGLYSVAARTGSDGPREGQIVGIDYTFEMLPIARLKAGAASAPVRSHPAPTFLGSTTRFLNGDAQRLPLPDASADVVSIAFGIRNVADPAKAIREFYRVLRPGGRLIILEFSLPTNPVLRGLYNFYFRQILPRTATLISGDKSGAYKYLPESVNTFIGRDQMRGMMNDAGFTDISQHAMTFGVCICYRGVKKA, encoded by the coding sequence ATGACCTCGACACCGCCCCAACCCGCACCGTCCACAGGCAGCACCGCCGTCGCGTGGGATGACAACCTCCTGCAGAACCCGCACGCCGTCGCCGACAAGCAGAAACGCGTCCAGAGGATGTTCGCGGCGATCGCGCCGAGCTACGACCTGAACAACCGCGTGCATAGCCTTTGGGTCGATCAGTATTGGCGGCGCAAGGCGGTGAAGCTATCGAATTTGACGCCGACGGATCGGGTGGTGGACGTGGCGTGTGGGACGGGTGATTTGACATTGAAGTACGCGAACGGCCTTTACTCCGTCGCTGCCAGAACGGGGTCTGACGGTCCGCGCGAAGGTCAGATCGTCGGGATCGACTACACCTTTGAGATGCTGCCGATTGCCCGGTTGAAGGCCGGTGCCGCGTCCGCTCCAGTCCGAAGCCATCCAGCCCCGACCTTCCTCGGATCGACCACCCGTTTCCTCAACGGCGACGCCCAACGCCTCCCCCTGCCCGACGCCTCGGCCGATGTCGTCTCGATCGCGTTCGGCATTCGTAACGTCGCCGACCCGGCCAAGGCGATTCGCGAGTTCTACCGCGTTCTCCGTCCCGGCGGACGGCTCATCATTTTGGAGTTCTCGCTGCCGACGAACCCCGTGCTGCGCGGCTTGTACAACTTCTACTTCCGCCAGATCCTGCCTCGAACCGCGACGCTGATCTCCGGCGACAAGAGCGGGGCTTACAAGTACCTGCCGGAGTCGGTGAATACGTTTATTGGACGCGACCAAATGCGGGGGATGATGAACGACGCCGGGTTCACCGACATCTCGCAGCACGCGATGACGTTCGGTGTCTGCATCTGCTACCGGGGCGTCAAGAAGGCGTAA
- a CDS encoding alpha/beta hydrolase, producing MYFRFAVVALIAVCSAVIRPAAAQQPAAQPLQIPPNIEFQTDVVYGKGGGKDLTLNLARPKIITSPAPCIVIIHGGGWSGGKKEQHNDLAVTLAGKGYVAVTVGYRLAPDAVFPAQVNDVKCAVRFLRNSADTFKLDPRRIGAVGFSAGAHLSMLLGVTSKDDGLEGDGGYADQSSRVQAVVSFFGPTDLTAPEIFPDVSPILKKFLGGTLTEKPDLYKKASPVTYVRRDSAPMLLFQGTNDILVNWKQAIRMVEALTKNDVDGRLELLLGLGHGWGGKELIRTAETTFAFFEEKLSKPKLP from the coding sequence ATGTATTTCCGATTCGCCGTTGTCGCGTTGATCGCCGTCTGTTCCGCCGTCATACGCCCGGCCGCGGCACAGCAACCCGCGGCGCAACCGCTCCAGATTCCGCCCAACATCGAGTTCCAGACGGATGTCGTCTACGGCAAGGGCGGCGGAAAGGACCTGACGCTCAATCTCGCCCGGCCGAAGATCATCACTAGTCCGGCACCCTGCATCGTGATTATTCACGGCGGCGGCTGGTCGGGCGGAAAGAAGGAGCAGCACAACGACCTTGCGGTAACGCTCGCCGGCAAGGGGTACGTTGCCGTTACCGTCGGCTATCGGCTTGCCCCAGACGCCGTCTTCCCCGCCCAGGTCAACGATGTGAAATGTGCCGTGCGTTTTCTTCGCAACAGCGCCGACACGTTCAAGCTCGATCCCCGGCGCATCGGCGCGGTCGGCTTTTCCGCCGGGGCACACCTATCGATGCTGCTCGGCGTTACCAGTAAGGACGACGGACTTGAGGGCGACGGCGGGTATGCCGACCAGTCGAGCAGGGTACAGGCGGTTGTCTCGTTCTTTGGCCCCACCGACCTGACCGCGCCCGAAATTTTCCCCGATGTCAGCCCGATACTGAAAAAGTTTCTCGGCGGGACGCTGACCGAGAAGCCCGATCTCTACAAGAAGGCATCGCCGGTCACCTATGTCAGGCGCGATTCGGCGCCGATGCTGCTCTTCCAAGGGACCAATGACATCCTGGTCAACTGGAAACAGGCCATCCGCATGGTCGAGGCCCTGACAAAGAACGATGTCGACGGCCGGCTGGAATTGTTGCTGGGCCTGGGTCATGGCTGGGGCGGTAAGGAACTGATCCGCACCGCCGAGACGACGTTCGCGTTTTTCGAGGAGAAGCTGAGCAAGCCGAAGTTACCGTGA
- a CDS encoding anhydro-N-acetylmuramic acid kinase: MVDDAQRAGGGDGKADRQHCDPLVPSSPANARDERLFIGAMSGTSADGVDAALVAVGGFGRIDSAAPPNYTCRLLRHVHVPYDDWLRNAVCTMRQNGGSDLRTLARVTRDASLCYAKAVHELVAAEGLASVEISAIAAHGQTIFHAPPCTMQLLDPSLLAAETECSVVSDFRRADCAAGGQGAPLVPFADYILFRDPVKSRVLLNIGGIANVTYLPPGGGPANVIAFDTGPGNCVSDHLMRLYDPQGPGFDRNGEIAKNGQAIYPLMSLMLSDPYFQASPPKSTDGPAMIQLFAKAYETIGRNFPFENLMRTACLLSATTIADAIRRFWPFPDELIVSGGGTKNATLMCLLKQPLGDMPVRTSDELGVPSDAKEAMAFALLGAATIDCVPGNIPTATGAKKAVVLGSVTPKP, translated from the coding sequence ATGGTTGACGACGCCCAGCGCGCCGGAGGAGGCGACGGGAAGGCTGATCGCCAACATTGCGATCCCCTGGTACCAAGCAGTCCCGCGAACGCGCGCGACGAGCGGCTCTTTATTGGTGCCATGAGCGGGACCTCGGCCGACGGGGTCGATGCGGCCCTGGTGGCGGTCGGCGGCTTTGGCCGGATCGATAGCGCCGCGCCCCCCAATTACACCTGCCGCCTGCTTCGCCACGTTCACGTTCCCTACGACGACTGGCTCAGGAACGCTGTCTGCACCATGCGGCAGAACGGCGGAAGCGATCTGCGCACGCTCGCCCGCGTCACCCGCGACGCGTCGCTTTGCTACGCAAAGGCGGTTCATGAGCTCGTAGCCGCCGAAGGGCTCGCCTCCGTCGAGATTTCCGCGATCGCCGCCCACGGGCAGACGATCTTCCACGCCCCGCCTTGCACGATGCAGTTGTTGGATCCTTCCCTCCTGGCGGCCGAAACCGAATGCAGTGTCGTCAGCGACTTCAGGCGGGCCGATTGCGCGGCCGGCGGACAGGGCGCGCCGCTTGTGCCGTTCGCCGACTACATCCTGTTCCGCGATCCCGTCAAATCACGTGTGCTTCTGAACATCGGCGGGATCGCGAATGTGACCTACCTGCCGCCCGGCGGCGGCCCGGCAAACGTCATCGCTTTCGACACGGGCCCTGGCAACTGCGTCAGCGACCACCTGATGCGCCTCTACGACCCCCAGGGCCCGGGATTCGACCGTAACGGCGAGATCGCGAAGAACGGCCAGGCGATCTACCCGCTCATGAGCCTGATGCTCTCCGACCCCTATTTCCAGGCATCTCCCCCCAAGAGCACTGACGGCCCGGCGATGATTCAGCTCTTCGCCAAGGCCTACGAGACCATCGGCCGTAACTTTCCGTTCGAGAATCTGATGCGGACGGCGTGCCTTCTGTCGGCGACAACGATCGCCGACGCCATCCGCCGGTTCTGGCCCTTCCCCGATGAACTGATCGTCAGCGGCGGCGGCACCAAGAACGCCACCCTGATGTGCCTGCTGAAGCAACCCCTGGGCGACATGCCGGTGCGAACCTCGGACGAATTGGGAGTGCCCAGTGACGCGAAAGAAGCGATGGCATTTGCACTCCTTGGCGCGGCGACGATCGACTGCGTGCCCGGCAATATCCCCACCGCAACCGGTGCGAAAAAAGCCGTCGTTTTGGGAAGCGTCACCCCAAAACCGTAG
- a CDS encoding Fur family transcriptional regulator — protein MAESSRILNHIPRVHATAAPESRPYEPICAVFRRYLHGQSLKFTPERAMILDAVLRKDSLFDAERLVDDLKALGHRVSRATAYRTLTHLQDAGIVKQVFLDNKQSYYEVVAGRQTHDYLICVATGKVIEFSSEKVRRLREEICREHGFEPLSHQLQIYGVSPEGRKKSE, from the coding sequence ATGGCCGAATCCTCACGAATCCTGAACCACATTCCGAGAGTACATGCCACTGCGGCACCGGAGTCACGACCTTACGAACCCATCTGCGCGGTGTTTCGCAGGTATCTGCACGGGCAGAGCCTTAAGTTCACGCCGGAGCGCGCGATGATCCTTGATGCGGTCCTGCGAAAGGACAGCCTTTTCGATGCCGAGCGGCTCGTTGATGATCTGAAGGCGCTCGGCCACCGGGTAAGCCGGGCGACCGCTTACCGTACGCTGACCCACCTGCAGGATGCAGGAATCGTCAAACAGGTCTTTCTCGACAACAAGCAGAGTTACTACGAAGTAGTCGCCGGCCGGCAGACCCACGATTACCTTATTTGCGTCGCCACGGGGAAGGTAATCGAGTTCAGCAGTGAAAAGGTGCGTCGGCTCCGCGAAGAGATCTGTCGCGAGCACGGATTTGAACCGCTGTCACACCAGTTGCAGATTTATGGGGTCAGCCCGGAAGGCCGCAAGAAATCGGAATAG
- a CDS encoding Gfo/Idh/MocA family protein, which translates to MSESLVGVGIIGFGRIGAEHAAWLSQATNARAIAVADATPARQAIARERGLRVYATPAELLADPQVAAVLVATPTAMHVEHATAALAAGRHLVVEKPMALDLPQAKQLVALARQKDLVLSVFHNRRWDIDFLTVKKTVEAGVLGKLINVESRLGQWASCVGPAAKEYRPGWRNEASFGGGGLYDWGSHFVDQLWRLLWPAKPVRVYAQLRGNVWTNDCDDFARVLIDFDNGVAGLCEINTTTTTPLDRWRLDGTRGSASSPHSAAFDTKAWAHLRHTPAPATGPLTAEMAIAPIDLPKSDPGLTETQIWEQFAAAVQGKGEPAVRAESVLCTMAVLDAARESSRTGKAIDVSDAVEWVL; encoded by the coding sequence ATGTCTGAGAGTTTGGTCGGTGTGGGCATCATCGGCTTCGGCCGTATCGGCGCGGAGCACGCCGCCTGGCTTTCCCAGGCGACCAACGCGCGTGCGATCGCCGTTGCCGACGCCACGCCGGCCCGGCAGGCCATCGCCCGGGAGCGCGGACTAAGGGTTTACGCGACGCCAGCCGAACTACTGGCCGATCCGCAAGTCGCGGCAGTCCTGGTCGCGACGCCGACGGCGATGCACGTCGAGCATGCAACCGCTGCCCTGGCCGCCGGTAGGCATCTCGTGGTGGAAAAGCCCATGGCGCTCGACCTGCCGCAGGCCAAGCAGCTCGTCGCGCTCGCTCGGCAGAAGGACCTCGTCCTGAGTGTTTTCCACAACCGTCGCTGGGACATCGACTTCCTGACGGTAAAGAAAACCGTCGAAGCCGGGGTACTGGGGAAACTGATCAACGTCGAAAGCCGCCTGGGCCAGTGGGCTAGCTGCGTCGGGCCGGCGGCGAAGGAGTACCGCCCCGGTTGGCGGAACGAGGCCAGCTTCGGCGGCGGCGGGCTGTACGACTGGGGCTCACACTTTGTCGACCAGCTCTGGCGACTGCTTTGGCCGGCAAAGCCCGTCCGCGTCTATGCCCAACTCCGGGGCAATGTCTGGACGAACGACTGCGACGACTTTGCCCGGGTGCTGATCGACTTCGACAATGGTGTCGCCGGTCTGTGCGAGATCAACACCACGACCACAACCCCGCTCGACCGCTGGCGGCTCGATGGCACCCGCGGCTCGGCGAGCAGCCCGCACTCGGCCGCGTTCGACACCAAGGCCTGGGCTCATCTCCGCCATACCCCGGCACCGGCGACAGGCCCCCTGACGGCCGAGATGGCAATCGCGCCAATCGACCTACCCAAGTCCGATCCCGGGCTGACCGAAACGCAGATCTGGGAGCAGTTCGCCGCCGCGGTCCAGGGCAAAGGTGAACCGGCCGTCAGAGCCGAGAGTGTGTTATGCACCATGGCGGTGCTGGATGCCGCGAGAGAAAGCAGCCGAACGGGCAAGGCGATCGACGTGAGCGACGCGGTGGAATGGGTGCTGTAA